In Agromyces archimandritae, one genomic interval encodes:
- a CDS encoding hemolysin family protein: MSDWAGIAWLFVLLVANAFFVGAEFAVISARRSQIEPLAEQGRRSAKTALWAMEHATLMLAMSQLGITICSLLILNVSEPAIHHLLELPLALTGWSEEVVGGIAFVIALVVVSYLHVVFGEMVPKNLSFSIPDKAVLVLAPPLVFIARIFRPVIVSLNAIANGVLRLFRVEPKSEAASTFTLEEVQTIVDQSRREGVLEDASGTLTAAFEFTAKRVKDVAVPQRDLVSLPPEATPGDVERAVARHGFSRYVLRGADGEPDGYVHLKDVIDLDDDEFDLPIPPKRVRQLVSIWDGTDLEDALATMRRLGTHVARAFDEQGATTGVIFLEDIIEELVGEVQDATRRN; the protein is encoded by the coding sequence ATGAGCGACTGGGCCGGAATCGCCTGGCTGTTCGTGCTGCTCGTGGCGAACGCCTTCTTCGTCGGCGCCGAGTTCGCCGTCATCTCGGCGCGCCGCTCGCAGATCGAGCCCCTCGCCGAGCAGGGCCGTCGCAGCGCCAAGACCGCTCTGTGGGCCATGGAGCACGCGACCCTCATGCTCGCGATGAGCCAGCTCGGCATCACCATCTGCTCCCTGCTCATCCTGAACGTCTCCGAGCCGGCGATCCACCACCTGCTCGAGCTGCCGTTGGCCCTCACCGGCTGGTCGGAGGAGGTCGTCGGCGGGATCGCGTTCGTCATCGCCCTCGTCGTCGTCTCGTACCTGCACGTCGTCTTCGGCGAGATGGTGCCGAAGAACCTCTCCTTCTCGATCCCCGACAAGGCCGTGCTCGTGCTGGCGCCGCCGCTCGTGTTCATCGCGCGCATCTTCCGCCCCGTCATCGTCTCGCTGAACGCGATCGCGAACGGCGTGCTCCGGCTCTTCCGCGTCGAGCCGAAGAGCGAAGCGGCCAGCACCTTCACGCTCGAGGAGGTGCAGACGATCGTCGACCAATCCCGTCGCGAGGGCGTGCTCGAGGATGCGAGCGGCACCCTGACCGCCGCGTTCGAATTCACCGCCAAACGGGTCAAGGACGTCGCCGTGCCCCAGCGCGACCTCGTGAGCCTGCCGCCGGAGGCCACCCCCGGCGACGTCGAGCGGGCCGTTGCCCGTCACGGCTTCTCGCGGTACGTGCTGCGCGGCGCCGACGGCGAACCCGACGGATACGTGCACCTGAAGGACGTCATCGATCTCGACGACGACGAGTTCGACCTGCCGATCCCGCCCAAGCGCGTGCGGCAGCTCGTCTCCATCTGGGACGGCACCGATCTCGAAGACGCGCTGGCGACCATGCGCCGCCTCGGCACGCACGTCGCGCGCGCCTTCGACGAGCAGGGCGCGACGACGGGCGTCATCTTCCTCGAGGACATCATCGAGGAGCTCGTCGGCGAGGTGCAGGACGCGACCAGGCGCAACTGA